GGGTCACGTCCCGGACGGCCTTGTTGTGCCTGCTCAGAATCCACCGGTCGGCCAGCGTCAGCTCCTCCGGCCAGGAGCCGGGCTGAAAGTCTTTTAAATTGAGCAGGGCGAAACGGGAGGCGTTCCAGACCTTATTCGCAAAGTTCCGGGTTCCCTCCACACGCTCCCAGTGGAAGCGGAGATCGTTTCCCGGTGTGTTCCCCGTAACCAGCATGAAGCGCAGGGTATCGGCGCCATAGCGCTCGATCACCTCAAGGGGATCCACGCCGTTCCCCAGGGACTTGCTCATTTTCCGGCCCTGCGCGTCCAGCACGAGGCCATGGATGAGGACCTCCCGGAAGGGCACCTCCTGCATAAACTCCAGAGCCATGAAGATCATCCGGGCCACCCAGAAAAAGATGATGTCCCGCCCTGTTACCAGCACCGAAGTCGGGTAAAAGCAGGCAAGCTCCGGGGTCTGCTCCGGCCAGCCCAGGGTGGAGAAGGGCCAGAGCGCCGAGCTGAACCAGGTATCGAGGACATCGGGGTCCTGTTCCAGGTCGGTTCCCGCGCACTTCGGGCAGCGCTCAGGATCCTCTTCGGGGCAGATCACTTCCCCGCAGTTCCGGCAGTACCAGACGGGAATCCGGTGCCCCCACCAGAGCTGGCGGGAGATGCACCAGTCCCGAATGTTTTCCAGCCAGTTCAGGTAGATCTTCGTGAAACGCTCGGGCACAAACCGGATCCGCCCCTCTTTCACCGCCGCCAGGGCCGGCCCGGCCAGGGGCTTCATCCGGACAAACCACTGCTCGGAAACGAGGGGCTCGATTACGGTATCGCAGCGGTAGCACTGACCGACGGCATGGGCATGATCCTCGACCTTAACCAGCAGCCCGGCTTCGGCCAGGTCCCGGACGACTTTTTCCCGCGCCTCTTCCCGCGTCAGGCCGGCATATCTTCCGGCCGCCTCCGTCATCCTCCCGTCCTTCCCGATCACCACCACCTCGGGAAGCCGGTGGCGCCGCCCGATCTCAAAATCGACCGGGTCGTGGGCCGGCGTCACCTTCACCGCCCCGGTTCCGAACTCCGGGTCCACCGCCTCATCGGCAACAACAGGGATCTCCCTGTTCAGCAGGGGCAGGATCACCCTTTTCCCGACGAGACCCCTGTACCGGTCGTCTTCGGGGTGGACGGCAACCCCCGTATCGCCGAGCATCGTCTCCGGCCTTGTGGTCGCCACAACAACCCCGGGGCCGCCGTCTGAAGCGGGGTAGCGGAGGTAGTAGAGCTTTCCTTCCCGCTCGACGTGGTCAACCTCGATATCGGAAATGGTCGTCTGGCAGCGGGGGCACCAGTTGATGATGTAATGATCCCGGTAGATCAACCCCTTTGCAAAAAGGCGCCGGAAGACTTCTCTGACGGCGCGGGAGCAGCCTTCATCCATTGTAAAGCGCTCCCGCTCCCAGTCGCAGGAGGCGCCCAGGCGCTTGAGCTGCCTGATGATTTCCCCTCCGTAGGTTTCCTTCCAGGCCCAGACGCGCTCCAGAAACTTTTCGCGCCCCAGATCGTACTTGCTGATGCCTTCACCGGCCAGCTGCTCTTCCACCCGGGCCTGGGTCGCGATCCCGGCATGGTCGGTGCCGGGAAGCCACAGGGTGTTGTATCCCTGCATCCTGCGCCAGCGCACGAGAATATCCTGGATGATGTTGTTCAGGGCGTGGCCCAGGTGAAGGCTTCCCGTGACATTGGGAGGAGGGATCACAATGCAGAAGGGGGTGCGGGACCAGTCCACCCCGGCGTGAAAGAAGCGCCCCTCCAGCCAGAACCGGTACCACTTTTCTTCCACCTGATGGGGATCGTAAACTGTGGGGATCACCTGTCCGTCTCTCATTTCCGCCTCCTGATACCCAGCAGTTATGGGTTCTCTCCCGGTTTTTTACAAAAGTTTCCCTGCTTTATCCTGAGAGACGAAAAAAAGCCGCAAATCCTTGTTTCCCTAACATTTTACGGTTTTTCGACAACCTTTGTCAACCAAAACGCAACTGCCCGACACCCCGCCTGATCAGGCATTCCCAGGCCGTTTTTCCGGGCACCCGAGAGATGTCATCAGGATGTAATTAGGAAAATGGCTAAATATCCAATTGAATTTCACACTTGCTTAACAAGAATGCAACCAATCCTTCCTGGACGTGAACGCCAGGAAGATTTCCCGGATATTGGCGGCTGGATTCTTAACTGATCGAGAACACGGGGTTCGATGGAAGATCACAATCCTGCGGAACCATCCAGCAAAATGTTGATGAAGGCTTTTTTAAACGAGTCAAGAACCTTGTCCTTTCTCATTACCACCGCTATGTAGCCGGGCTTAAAGATATGACTTAAAGAAATAAACTCCAGCTTTCTTTGCTTAAGTCCCGGCAGGTCTTTTACGATAGTAGCGAAGGAGATGCCCAGGCCTGCTTCCACATAAAGGGAGCTTAATTCAACGTTCGAAGACTCCATGATGATGTGATAATTAACCCCCAACTCCTGGAAAAGCTTCTCCAGACTCATACGACTGGTGTATTCACTGGTTTTAGGAGGCAAAATGAGGGGGTACTGCGCGATCTGCCTGACCGTAACCCGTTTTGCCCCGGCCAAAGGGTGTCCTGGAGGTGTTAGCAAAACAGGCTCCACCTTTTTCCAGCGGATTTTCGCGAGGTCTTTCGGAACAAAGGACTCAAGCGCTATGCCGAAATCAACCTCGCCATTTTTTACCAGCTCAATCACGCTTTGCTGCGAGCGGTCAAGTATGGTCAACTCGACCAAGGGAAATTGTTTAACATATTCCTTCAACACCTCCGGGAGAAGATGAAAAAGCGTCGTAAAAGGCGCGGCTATGCTCAGCCTCCCTTTTTGGAGGCCTTTAAGTTCAGTCAGTTCTTCCATAAGAGAGTCGTATTTATCTATGATCTGCTCCGCAAAGGCAAGGAACTTTTCGCCCGCCGCAGTAAGCTTCAATTTTCTTTTCCCTATCCTCTCAAACAGCAGGCAGTCTAGCTCCTCTTCCAGGGCCTTGATCTGTTGAGTCAGAGCGGACTGGGTTCTAAAAGTAACGCTGGCGGCTCTGGTAAAACTCCCCAGCCTGGCCACATGATAAAAACTTATAATCTGCCTCCACTCCATTTTAGTTCAGCCCTTTAATTAATAAATGTACCGGTCAAAAGTTTTGTTCAAAGCAATCAGACCCAACAGGGATTTTAAAAGAGCAAGGCTTGTACTGCTTTTTTTTGCAAGTGGACTCAATCAATATATCAGAATTACTAATCAATTATATCATAATAATTAATTTGTCTTATAATAAAAACCTATGTTAAATTCGTCCTAACAAGATGCTGCTGAAGGGAGGTGAATCTGTATGAAAGATGCTTTGCGGCCTGGCCTCACTTACGAATTCAAATTTAAGGTCCCGGAAAATAAAACCGTACCCTACCTTTATCCTGAATCGCCAGAATTCCAGGCCATGCCTAAAGTTCTGGCTACAGGGTTTATGGTTGGCCTGTTCGAATGGGCCTGTATCCAGGCCATCAACCCCCACATCGACTGGCCTGTTGAGCAAACAGTGGGTACTCATGTCAACTTAAGCCACGTGGCTGCCACTCCGCCAGGCCTGACCGTTACTGTAAAAGTTAAGCTCGAGAAAGTAGAAGGGAGAAGGCTCACTTTTTCCATCGTCGCCGAGGATGATGTTGACAGGATTTCCGAGGGCACCCACGAAAGATTTATCATTAACGCGGCCAAATTTAACGCCAAGGCAGAGGCCAAAGCTGCCCGCATACTTCAAGGCCAGGTGTTTTAGTGCCTCAGATATCCCTGTTTCTGGATCTAGTTCCCTGTATCTATATATCAGGTATATATCAGGCGGGCCAGCAGGAAGTACCCGCCTCACTATAAGCGCCCGGGCGTTTCTGAAGACCCGGGCTTTCCCTTGGTTCCAGTATATCTCCGTCTGGAAATGGTACTGCACGGAAAGACAACCCGCGCCCTACCCGACCAGATACGTGCCATTGATAAGCGCCGCTTGAAGGAGTTTCAGGGAAATGTAGCCGACACCTCATTTTTTCTCGCACTCAAGATCGCCCTGGGCGAGCTGCTGGCGTTAACCGGGCCCTTTTCCTGATCTTTTTAGCAAGCGGCTGCCGGGGCTGCCCGGCAGATCCCGGGTGCCGCGCTTTTTGTTCCGGGCCGGCTTCAGGTTGGCGCCTCCCAGGGCGCCGGCGCTGCTCAGGAGGGCGGCCCCTCCAGGATAGACCACCCAGTCCCGGAGGTCCAGGCTCCCAGGGGCGAAGGCATAAAGAGGCAAGAGGAAAAAACAGGCGAAGGCCACACCAATAGATGCGGAGCGCAGCCAGAAACCGGGTCCCCCGCGAAGCCCGGCAACAATGCCTCCGCCGAGGCAGCTCAACGCCAGCCACCAGACCAAAAAGGAGCTGAGGTAGACGGCCCCGCCGGTTCCCCACGCCGCATAGAGCAGGGCCGCAAAACAGCCCGTCCCGCCGAGCAAAAAAGAGGCCGCCAGCCCGCTTTTCAGGGGGCCGGAGCCTCCTCCGAAACCGCTCACCAAAAAGCCTTTTCCGCGCAAGGTAATTCCCCCCTCCTTCCTGAATCTTACGCGCACGAGCCCGCCGTTAGCACCTCTTTTCCGGCATGCAAAGAGAGGGGCCGCCTTTGCGTCAGGCAGTGTTCTTGCATTCTTCATCTTCCCGCGCGAGAGGAAGGAGGGCCTCCTGCAGCACTTCGTCCATGTTCCGGACCAGGACGAAATTGAGGCGCCGCTTGATGTTGGGGGGAATCTCCTCCAAATCCTTTTTATTCTCCGCCGGAAGGATGATCTTTTTGATCCCCGCCCGGTGCGCCGCAAGCACCTTGTCTTTGATCCCCCCCACCGGCAGGACGCGGCCGCGCAGGGTAATCTCTCCCGTCATGGCCACCTCCCCGCTTGTGCGGCGCCCGCTCAAAGCGGAAGCCAGCGCGGTGGCCATCGTAATCCCCGCCGAGGGGCCGTCTTTCGGGATCGCCCCCTCCGGAATGTGGACGTGGATATCGAACTTTTCGTGAAAGTCTTCCGGGATGCCCAGTTCCTGCGCCCGCGACCGGACATAGCTCAGGGCGGCCTGCGCCGACTCTTTCATCACATCTCCCATCTTCCCGGTGAGCGTAATGTTGCCCTTGCCCTTAAGAATGCTTACCTCCACGCTGAGCACTTCGCCGCCCACCTCGGTCCAGGCCAGACCGGTTGCCACACCCACTTCGTTCTCTTTCTCGATCGTACCGTAGTGGTAGCGGGGAATTCCCAAAAACGATGCCAGATTGGAAGCAGAAACTTTGACCCGGTAATTCTTGTTTTTGACAACTTCGCGCGCAGTCTTGCGGCAGATTGCGGCGATCTCCCTTTCCAGGTTGCGGACCCCCGCCTCCCGCGTGTACTCCCTGATGATCCCCCGCAAGGCGTTCTCCGAAATCTGGAGGTGGTGGGGCTTCAGCCCGTGCTCCTTCAACTGCTTGGGGATCAGGTGGCGCTCGGCTATTTTCACCTTCTCTTCTTCGGTGTAGCCGGAAATCCGAATAACCTCCATCCGGTCGAGCAGCGGCCGGGGGATGTTGTATTCCACGTTGGCCGTTGTGATGAACATGACCTTCGAGAGATCAAAGGGAACCTCGATGTAGTGGTCGCTGAAGCTGTGATTCTGCTCCGCATCAAGCACCTCCAGCAGGGCCGCGCTCGGGTCCCCCCGGAAGTCGGCGCTCATTTTATCCACTTCGTCCAGGAGAAAAACAGGGTTTTTCGTGCCCGCCTGCTTCATTCCCTGGATGATCCGGCCCGGCAGGGCGCCCACATAGGTGCGCCTGTGGCCCCGGATTTCCGCTTCATCCCGGACCCCACCCAGGGAAATCCGGACGAACTTCCGGCCGAGAGCCCGCGCGATCGACTTCGCGAGGGAGGTTTTTCCCACTCCGGGAGGCCCCACAAAACAGAGGATGGGGCCCCGCATTTTTGTAGCAAGCTTCCGGATCGCCAGGTACTCCAGGATGCGCTCCTTGGGCTTTTCAAGGCCGTAATGATCCTCTTCCAGAATGCGCTCTGCTCCGTCAAGGTCGAGCCGGTCCCGCGTCTCCTTGTACCAGGGGAGGGCAAGGAGCCAGTCCAGGTAATTTCGCACCACAACTGCCTCGGCCACCATCGGGGGCATCTTCTCCAGGCGCTCCACTTCTTTTAAGGCCTTTTCCTCCACTTCTTTGGGAAAACGGGCCTGGGCAATGCGTTCCCGCAATTCCTCCACTTCTGCGGTTCGTTCGTCTTTCTCGCCCAGCTCTTTCTGAATCGCCCTCATCTGCTCCCGCAGATAGTACTCTTTCTGGGTTTTTTCCATCTGCTTCTTCACGCGCAGGTTGATCCTCCGCTCCAGATCGAGGATCTCCATCTCGCGGGAAAGGATCTCGCTAAGCTTTTCGAGCCTTTCCTTTACGTCGATCGCTTCCAGAATCGCCTGTTTATCCCCCACCTTCAAACTCACATGAGAGGCAATGATGTCGGCGAGCCGGCCCGGGTCGTCAACGGAAACAATAGAAATTGCCGTTTCGGGGGGAATCTTTTTCCCCATTTTCACGTACTGCTCGAACTGACCGACGACGGTCCGCATCAAGGCTTCGATTTCCGGTGTTTTTTCGGAGCTTTCATGGTACTCCTCAACAAGCACCTTGATAAAAGGCTCCATTGAAAAGTACTTTTTAATTCTTCCCCGCGTCAACCCTTCGACAAGGACGCGGAAGGTCCCCCCCGGCAGCTTCAGCAGCTGCTTGATTTCCGCGATGGTTCCCACCTGGTAGATATCGGATTCCCGGGGTTCATCAGTTTGGGCTTCCTTCTGCGTTACGAGAAAGATTTCCCTGTCGTGCAGCATTGCTTCGTCTATTGCATTTACCGATCTCTCGCGGCCCACATCAAGGTGAACGACCATATATGGAAACACCAAAATACCCCGCAAGGGGAGCAAAGGCAAGACGCGTTCCGTCTCTTCGTGTCCAACCTGCTTCTGGTCTTCAAAATGCTGATAGTTTTCTTGGGACATCCAGGCCACCCCCTTTATTGCCGGGAAAACTCCTGTTGAGAACTTCCTTTATAATTCTACTCTAATTTCGCCGATCCCTGCAACAGGTTTCCTCCCGGGCGGCTACATCCCTCCCCTGCTCCTCCGGCCACAATAAAAAACCCCCCTGAAGGGGGTTCGGGACAGAAGCTCCGGCTATGCCGGAACCTCCTTCAAGCGGGAATCCGGCAGGAGGGCAAGCTTCAGCACCTCCTGAATCTGCCGCACGGGGATGACCTCAAGGGGGAACTCCCGAAAAATTTCCTGCCAGTTTTCCTGGGGGATGAGGACGCGCTTTGCCCCGGCGCGCCAGGCCGCCTCCACCTTGGCAACAATCCCCCCTACCGGCTTCACCTCTCCCCGCAGGGAAAGCTCCCCTGTGAGCGCCACAAGGTTGTCAACCGGCTTTTCGGTCAGGGCGGAATAAACTGCCACAGCAACGGCCACTCCCGCCGAGGGGCCCTCGGCGGGAACGGCTCCCGGGAAGTTGATGTGAATGTCGTACTTCCTGGGATCGATGCCGAAGTAGCGCCGGATCACGGTGAGGACATTCTCCACCGACCCTTTGATCATGCTCTTCCGCCTCACCCGCCTCCCGGCGAGCCCCCCCAGCTCTTCTTCCTCCACTACCCCTGTGACGACCAGCTGCCCCCGCTCATTCCCGGCAGGAATCACGCAGGCCTCGATTTCCAAAAGCGTTCCGAGATTTGGGCCGCTCACGGCCAGGCCGTTCACCAGGCCGACTGCCGGCTCGGGGGGCACTTTCCTTTCCGGGCGGGGGGAATACTGGCCGCTGCTGACGACCCACTCCACGTCTGCAGCCTGGACTTCCCGGATGCCCCTGGCCTGGGCGAGGCCTGCGGCGATCTGGACGATGTTGACGGCTTCCCTCCCGTTGGTGGCGTACTTTTCGACGACATCCAGCGCCCCGGGGCCAAAGGCAAAGCCGATCTTCGCAGCCGCGTTCTCCGCGATCACCCTGATTTCGGCCGGCAGGAGCATCCGGAAAAAGATCTCGACGCAGCGGGAGCGGATGGCCGGCGAGATCTCTTCGGGGAGCCGGGTCGTTGCTCCGATCAGGCGGAAGTCCGCAGGCAGTCCGTTCTGGAAAACGTCGTGGATGTGCGCCGGAATATTCGGGTCCTCGGAATTGTAATAAGCGCTTTCAAAGAAAACCTTCCGGTCCTCAAGCACTTTCAAGAGCTTGTTCAACTGGGTGGGGTGAAGCTCCCCGATCTCATCAAGAAAGAGGACCCCGCCGTGCGCCCTCGTGACGGCGCCGGGCTTGGGCTGAGGAATCCCCGCCATTCCCAGGGGGCCGGCGCCCTGGTAAATCGGATCGTGAACAGATCCGATCAGGGGATCGGCAATTCCCCGCTCATCAAAGCGCGCCGTCGTGGCGTCGATCTCGACAAACTTTGCGTGCGCCCCGAAAGGGGAAAGGGGGTTCTTCTTGGCCTCTTCGAGCACAAGCCGGGCGGCAGCCGTCTTTCCCACCCCCGGCGGCCCGTAAATCAGCACGTGCTGGGGGTTCGGGCCGCACAGGGCCGCCCTCAGCGCCTTGAGCCCGTCCTCCTGGCCGATGATTTCCTCAAAAGACTGCGGCCGGGTGCGCTCGGAAAGGGGCTCGGCAAGGGAAATCCCCCGCAGGCGCTGGATTTTCTCCAGCTCCTTCTTCGCCTCACGGTCCACCGCAAGGCGCGTTCCGTGCTGGTTCCGGAGCAGGTTCCAGAAATAGAGCCCGATCACGATGACAAAAAATATTTGAACCAAACCCAAGAGGCTGTTCCAGCCCAAGTGACCCTCCAAAGCAACCACGGCTCCTTGCTGCTAAATTTTTCTCTCCGTCTTTAAATTATTACCAGGAACCGCAGTTTTAAACCCCTTCT
This Bacillota bacterium DNA region includes the following protein-coding sequences:
- a CDS encoding valine--tRNA ligase — protein: MRDGQVIPTVYDPHQVEEKWYRFWLEGRFFHAGVDWSRTPFCIVIPPPNVTGSLHLGHALNNIIQDILVRWRRMQGYNTLWLPGTDHAGIATQARVEEQLAGEGISKYDLGREKFLERVWAWKETYGGEIIRQLKRLGASCDWERERFTMDEGCSRAVREVFRRLFAKGLIYRDHYIINWCPRCQTTISDIEVDHVEREGKLYYLRYPASDGGPGVVVATTRPETMLGDTGVAVHPEDDRYRGLVGKRVILPLLNREIPVVADEAVDPEFGTGAVKVTPAHDPVDFEIGRRHRLPEVVVIGKDGRMTEAAGRYAGLTREEAREKVVRDLAEAGLLVKVEDHAHAVGQCYRCDTVIEPLVSEQWFVRMKPLAGPALAAVKEGRIRFVPERFTKIYLNWLENIRDWCISRQLWWGHRIPVWYCRNCGEVICPEEDPERCPKCAGTDLEQDPDVLDTWFSSALWPFSTLGWPEQTPELACFYPTSVLVTGRDIIFFWVARMIFMALEFMQEVPFREVLIHGLVLDAQGRKMSKSLGNGVDPLEVIERYGADTLRFMLVTGNTPGNDLRFHWERVEGTRNFANKVWNASRFALLNLKDFQPGSWPEELTLADRWILSRHNKAVRDVTRYLEAYELGEAARTLYEFIWNEFCDWYIELVKPRLYGRETPESRYAAQYVLWYVLLHTLELLHPFMPFLTEEIWQHLPHEGRSIAVAPWPRFREELDAPDEEAEMEFLMEVIRAVRNLRGELNIHPGRTIRCILVTGTGAEALLLRKYGGYVRQLAGVDPLEIRSPGDEKPTRALSAVVRGTEIYLPLVGVIDLEKEIERLEKEAGAVARDLKRVRAKLANRDFLAKAPPEVIEKERAKEEELEQKQLKISHRLAVLRG
- a CDS encoding LysR family transcriptional regulator, yielding MEWRQIISFYHVARLGSFTRAASVTFRTQSALTQQIKALEEELDCLLFERIGKRKLKLTAAGEKFLAFAEQIIDKYDSLMEELTELKGLQKGRLSIAAPFTTLFHLLPEVLKEYVKQFPLVELTILDRSQQSVIELVKNGEVDFGIALESFVPKDLAKIRWKKVEPVLLTPPGHPLAGAKRVTVRQIAQYPLILPPKTSEYTSRMSLEKLFQELGVNYHIIMESSNVELSSLYVEAGLGISFATIVKDLPGLKQRKLEFISLSHIFKPGYIAVVMRKDKVLDSFKKAFINILLDGSAGL
- a CDS encoding thioesterase family protein translates to MKDALRPGLTYEFKFKVPENKTVPYLYPESPEFQAMPKVLATGFMVGLFEWACIQAINPHIDWPVEQTVGTHVNLSHVAATPPGLTVTVKVKLEKVEGRRLTFSIVAEDDVDRISEGTHERFIINAAKFNAKAEAKAARILQGQVF
- the lon gene encoding endopeptidase La, which codes for MSQENYQHFEDQKQVGHEETERVLPLLPLRGILVFPYMVVHLDVGRERSVNAIDEAMLHDREIFLVTQKEAQTDEPRESDIYQVGTIAEIKQLLKLPGGTFRVLVEGLTRGRIKKYFSMEPFIKVLVEEYHESSEKTPEIEALMRTVVGQFEQYVKMGKKIPPETAISIVSVDDPGRLADIIASHVSLKVGDKQAILEAIDVKERLEKLSEILSREMEILDLERRINLRVKKQMEKTQKEYYLREQMRAIQKELGEKDERTAEVEELRERIAQARFPKEVEEKALKEVERLEKMPPMVAEAVVVRNYLDWLLALPWYKETRDRLDLDGAERILEEDHYGLEKPKERILEYLAIRKLATKMRGPILCFVGPPGVGKTSLAKSIARALGRKFVRISLGGVRDEAEIRGHRRTYVGALPGRIIQGMKQAGTKNPVFLLDEVDKMSADFRGDPSAALLEVLDAEQNHSFSDHYIEVPFDLSKVMFITTANVEYNIPRPLLDRMEVIRISGYTEEEKVKIAERHLIPKQLKEHGLKPHHLQISENALRGIIREYTREAGVRNLEREIAAICRKTAREVVKNKNYRVKVSASNLASFLGIPRYHYGTIEKENEVGVATGLAWTEVGGEVLSVEVSILKGKGNITLTGKMGDVMKESAQAALSYVRSRAQELGIPEDFHEKFDIHVHIPEGAIPKDGPSAGITMATALASALSGRRTSGEVAMTGEITLRGRVLPVGGIKDKVLAAHRAGIKKIILPAENKKDLEEIPPNIKRRLNFVLVRNMDEVLQEALLPLAREDEECKNTA
- the lonB gene encoding ATP-dependent protease LonB; this translates as MGWNSLLGLVQIFFVIVIGLYFWNLLRNQHGTRLAVDREAKKELEKIQRLRGISLAEPLSERTRPQSFEEIIGQEDGLKALRAALCGPNPQHVLIYGPPGVGKTAAARLVLEEAKKNPLSPFGAHAKFVEIDATTARFDERGIADPLIGSVHDPIYQGAGPLGMAGIPQPKPGAVTRAHGGVLFLDEIGELHPTQLNKLLKVLEDRKVFFESAYYNSEDPNIPAHIHDVFQNGLPADFRLIGATTRLPEEISPAIRSRCVEIFFRMLLPAEIRVIAENAAAKIGFAFGPGALDVVEKYATNGREAVNIVQIAAGLAQARGIREVQAADVEWVVSSGQYSPRPERKVPPEPAVGLVNGLAVSGPNLGTLLEIEACVIPAGNERGQLVVTGVVEEEELGGLAGRRVRRKSMIKGSVENVLTVIRRYFGIDPRKYDIHINFPGAVPAEGPSAGVAVAVAVYSALTEKPVDNLVALTGELSLRGEVKPVGGIVAKVEAAWRAGAKRVLIPQENWQEIFREFPLEVIPVRQIQEVLKLALLPDSRLKEVPA